A window of the Helianthus annuus cultivar XRQ/B chromosome 4, HanXRQr2.0-SUNRISE, whole genome shotgun sequence genome harbors these coding sequences:
- the LOC110938137 gene encoding endoglucanase 11, which translates to MEKKMKKKKPLSISHHHYYFLLSLFFSILTSTSTASHNYADALSKSLIYFEAQRSGRLPYNQRLTWRDNSALTDGIDQGVDLVGGYYDAGDHVKFGLPMAFTVTMLSWSVIEYGEYIAGAGELQHAMEAIKWGTDYFIKAHTSPNVLWAEVGDGYTDHYCWQRPEDMTTSRQAYKIDEKNPGSDLAGETAAAMAAASIVFRKTNPHYSHLLLHHAQQLFEFGDKFRGKYDASIGVVKNYYTSVSGYKDELLWAAIWLYKATDNHHYLSYVIDNAHLFGGVGWSITEFSWDVKYAGIQVLVSKLLTEEKHAKHKRILDQYQSKAEYYICSCLNKNNGTKNNAGFTPSGLIYIRQWNNMQYVSSGSFLTMVYSDLLHKSNHKKLKCHGGDVTPQELLQFSISQVDYILGSNPMNMSYLVGFGPRFPTRVHHRGASIVSYRENKGFIGCTQGYDTWYGSKDPNPNIVVGALVGGPNHNDEFFDHRGNYMQTEACTYNTAPLVGIFARLNYLQNADLHTSY; encoded by the exons AtggagaagaagatgaagaagaagaagccatTATCAATCTCACACCACCATTACTACTTCCTTCTATCTCTCTTCTTCTCCATTCTCACTTCCACATCTACCGCTTCACACAACTACGCAGACGCGCTTTCCAAATCGCTAATCTACTTCGAAGCTCAACGCTCCGGCAGACTTCCGTACAACCAGCGCCTCACGTGGCGGGACAATTCCGCCCTCACTGACGGCATTGACCAAGGC GTGGATTTGGTTGGAGGTTATTATGACGCCGGAGATCACGTGAAGTTCGGGTTACCGATGGCGTTTACGGTAACGATGTTGTCGTGGAGTGTTATTGAGTACGGTGAATATATTGCCGGTGCCGGAGAGTTGCAGCACGCGATGGAGGCGATAAAATGGGGGACGGATTACTTTATTAAAGCTCATACCAGTCCCAATGTGTTATGGGCGGAG GTGGGTGACGGATACACTGATCACTACTGCTGGCAGCGACCGGAGGATATGACAACGTCACGACAAGCGTATAAAATTGACGAGAAGAATCCCGGGTCGGATCTTGCCGGAGAAACCGCAGCCGCTATGGCAGCGGCGTCTATTGTGTTCAGAAAAACAAACCCGCATTACTCACATTTGTTATTGCATCATGCTCAACAG ttATTTGAATTTGGAGACAAGTTTAGAGGAAAATACGATGCAAGTATAGGAGTGGTAAAGAATTACTACACATCAGTGAGTGGGTACAAAGACGAACTCCTGTGGGCGGCTATATGGTTGTACAAAGCCACCGACAACCACCATTACCTGAGTTACGTCATCGATAACGCCCATTTATTCGGTGGCGTTGGGTGGTCCATCACTGAATTCAGCTGGGATGTTAAATATGCGGGTATTCAAGTCCTCGTATCCAAG TTGCTTACCGAAGAAAAACATGCGAAGCACAAAAGAATTCTAGATCAATACCAATCAAAAGCCGAGTACTACATTTGTTCATGTCTAAACAAAAACAACGGTACCAAGAACAATGCCGGTTTTACCCCTAGCGGGCTCATATACATTAGACAATGGAACAACATGCAATACGTTTCTTCAGGGTCATTTTTGACAATGGTGTATTCAGATTTACTCCATAAATCTAACCATAAAAAGCTCAAATGTCATGGAGGAGATGTAACCCCTCAAGAGCTTCTTCAGTTTTCAATATCTCAAGTGGATTATATTTTGGGCTCTAACCCAATGAACATGAGTTATCTAGTGGGCTTTGGCCCAAGGTTCCCTACAAGGGTCCACCATAGAGGTGCATCAATTGTGTCCTATAGAGAGAACAAAGGGTTCATTGGGTGCACTCAAGGTTATGACACTTGGTACGGGTCTAAGGACCCGAACCCAAATATAGTGGTCGGGGCCTTAGTTGGTGGACCCAACCATAATGATGAGTTTTTTGATCATAGAGGAAATTACATGCAAacagaagcatgtacctataacACGGCACCACTTGTTGGGATTTTTGCGAGACTAAATTACTTACAGAATGCGGATTTACATACATCTTATTGA
- the LOC110938138 gene encoding protein NRT1/ PTR FAMILY 6.4, with translation MVLAVSKTDNEDAVDFRGNPVDKSKTGGWLAAGLILGTELSERICVMGISMNLVTYLVGELNLSSSKSANTVTNFMGALNILALFGGFLADAKLGRYLTIAIFASICAVGVTLLTLATTLSSMKPPHCNNRIKQHCIEASGSQLAMLYLALYTIALGGGGIKSNVSGFGSDQFDISNPKEEKAMVYFFNRFYFCISLGSLFAVTVLVYIQDNVGRGWGYGISAGTMIIAVIVLICGTAKYRFKKPQGSPLTVIWRVVFLAIKNRNHPYPANPCFLNEYGNSKVPHTTKFRSLDKAAILIDYANSDQNRNNPWLVSTVTQVEEVKMVISLIPIWSTCILFWTVYSQMNTFTIEQATIMNRKVANFSIPAGSFSVFLFISILLFTSLNESVIVRLARKITHDPKGLRSLQRVGIGLVLSVIGMVASAIVEKKRRETHQNEMKKLSAFWLVPQFFLVGAGEAFAYVGQLEFFIREAPERMKSMSTGLFLSTLAMGYFMSSVLVTLTDMATNGSWLTNDLNKGKLENFYWLLAILGAINFLVFLVLASRHRYKVQNFNGDRNDENKDIENWKISNTEMVDDVEAKKTAIEA, from the exons ATG GTTTTGGCTGTTTCGAAAACCGACAACGAAGATGCAGTTGATTTTAGAGGAAATCCTGTTGACAAATCGAAAACCGGAGGGTGGCTTGCAGCCGGGCTCATCTTAG GAACCGAGCTCTCGGAAAGAATATGTGTGATGGGGATATCGATGAATTTAGTGACGTATTTGGTTGGAGAATTGAATCTTTCGTCATCAAAATCTGCAAACACGGTGACAAACTTCATGGGAGCTCTAAACATACTAGCGTTATTCGGAGGATTCTTGGCAGATGCTAAACTTGGTCGTTATTTAACCATTGCTATCTTCGCATCTATCTGTGCAGTG GGTGTGACACTATTGACACTAGCGACAACACTCTCGAGCATGAAACCGCCACATTGTAACAACCGGATAAAACAACATTGCATAGAAGCTAGCGGAAGTCAACTCGCGATGCTTTATTTGGCACTTTACACCATAGCATTAGGTGGTGGCGGTATAAAGTCAAACGTGTCAGGTTTCGGGTCAGACCAATTCGACATTTCCAATCCTAAGGAGGAAAAGGCAATGGTGTACTTTTTCAATCGGTTTTACTTTTGTATTAGCCTCGGGTCTCTTTTTGCAGTGACGGTTTTAGTTTATATACAAGATAATGTGGGTAGAGGATGGGGGTATGGGATTTCAGCCGGGACTATGATCATTGCGGTTATTGTGTTGATTTGTGGGACCGCTAAGTATCGGTTTAAAAAACCGCAAGGAAGCCCATTAACGGTTATATGGAGAGTCGTGTTTCTCGCTATAAAAAATAGGAATCACCCGTACCCTGCGAACCCATGCTTTTTGAATGAGTACGGCAACTCGAAAGTTCCACACACGACTAAATTCAG GTCTCTTGATAAAGCAGCCATATTAATTGATTATGCAAATTCGGATCAAAATCGAAATAACCCATGGTTAGTTTCAACCGTAACGCAAGTCGAAGAAGTCAAAATGGTCATAAGTCTAATCCCGATATGGTCAACATGTATACTCTTCTGGACAGTCTACTCTCAGATGAACACATTCACGATCGAGCAAGCTACAATCATGAACCGAAAAGTTGCAAACTTTAGCATACCCGCAGGCTCATTTTCGGTTTTCCTATTTATATCAATTCTCCTATTTACATCTCTTAACGAGAGCGTCATTGTTCGTTTAGCCCGAAAGATAACCCACGATCCAAAAGGGCTCAGGAGTTTACAAAGAGTTGGAATCGGGCTAGTTCTTTCGGTTATAGGCATGGTTGCTTCCGCTATTGTTGAGAAAAAACGGCGAGAAACGCACCAAAACGAAATGAAGAAACTTTCGGCTTTTTGGTTGGTCCCGCAGTTTTTCTTGGTCGGTGCGGGTGAAGCTTTCGCTTACGTGGGCCAACTTGAATTTTTTATCAGAGAAGCACCCGAACGGATGAAATCAATGAGTACGGGGCTCTTTTTGAGTACTTTAGCGATGGGTTATTTTATGAGTAGCGTGTTGGTTACGTTGACCGACATGGCAACAAACGGAAGTTGGTTAACGAACGATTTGAACAAGGGTAAATTGGAAAATTTCTATTGGCTGCTTGCGATTCTGGGAGCTAtaaattttttggtttttttggtTTTGGCATCTAGACACCGGTATAAAGTGCAGAACTTTAACGGAGATCGTAACGATGAGAATAAGGATATCGAAAACTGGAAAATATCGAATACGGAAATGGTTGATGACGTTGAGGCGAAGAAGACAGCCATTGAAGCTTAG